The stretch of DNA GGCCTGGGGAATGCCGAAGGTCAGCGTCACGATGATCGGCGAGAGGGCGTTCGGCAGAAGATGCCGCGTGATGATGCGCCAGGGAGAAGCGCCAGCTGCGCGCGCAGCGATGACGAAATCGCGCTCGCGCAGCGCCAAGAACTCGGCGCGGGTAAGACGAGCGAGCGTGACCCAGCCAGTCACACCGATCGCGATGAAGATGTTCTGCATCCCGCGTCCGAGCGCCGCCATGATCAGGATGACGAAGAGGAGCTGGGGGAAGGCGTACATCACGTCAACAAAGCGCATCAGGATCGCGTCGACGCGGCCACCGAGGTAGCCAGCCAGCGCGCCGATGGGCACACCGATCAAGAAGACGATGACCTGCGCGCCGAGTCCGACGAGCATGGAGACCTGCGCACCCCAGATGAGGCGACTGAGCATGTCGCGACCGACGAGATCGGTGCCGAGCGGGTACTTCCCGGTCCAAGTCGGAAACCGGGAGACGGCCGAAA from Thermomicrobium roseum DSM 5159 encodes:
- a CDS encoding ABC transporter permease, whose translation is MATTGAGMTGRAERADALIWAARPHRTLWRDALSRLLANRLALFGLIMVTTFTLMAIFAPVLAPYPYDKADFSAVSRFPTWTGKYPLGTDLVGRDMLSRLIWGAQVSMLVGLGAQVIVFLIGVPIGALAGYLGGRVDAILMRFVDVMYAFPQLLFVILIMAALGRGMQNIFIAIGVTGWVTLARLTRAEFLALRERDFVIAARAAGASPWRIITRHLLPNALSPIIVTLTFGIPQAIFTEAALSFIGIGIPEPRPSWGKMAGETQQYITSYWYMPIFPTILIALLMLSFTFLGDGLRDALDPRTRKRD